One Pararhizobium sp. IMCC3301 DNA segment encodes these proteins:
- a CDS encoding 50S ribosomal protein L11 methyltransferase, whose amino-acid sequence MIQSRISLRLDAPEARRIYIMLEALFEDDGYAMSHFEVESDAPGPNQWSIDIYVPKDAIDEVLARLTDRLGSDALGLQFNQEDVEDQDWVALSLEGLKPVSAGRFFVHGAHDTARRPAGAVSIEIEAGQAFGTGHHGTTAGCLEALEDLLRRRSFQNMFDLGTGTGLLAIALAKACHQPVLASDIDAVSVKIASENALLNRVANWLQIIEADGMHHPAIRDNAPFDLIVANILAGPLMQMAGEIGGQLAAGGSLVLSGILDEQADRVVAAYIARRLRLQRRASREGWTTLTFHAAL is encoded by the coding sequence ATGATCCAATCCCGAATTTCGCTGCGTCTGGACGCTCCTGAAGCCCGCCGCATCTACATCATGCTGGAAGCTCTGTTTGAAGATGACGGCTATGCGATGTCACATTTTGAAGTCGAATCGGACGCTCCGGGCCCGAATCAATGGAGCATCGATATTTATGTGCCTAAGGACGCGATTGATGAAGTTCTTGCCAGGCTGACTGACCGTCTCGGATCAGATGCGTTAGGCCTCCAATTCAACCAGGAGGATGTGGAAGATCAGGACTGGGTAGCGCTCAGCCTGGAAGGGCTGAAGCCGGTCAGTGCGGGCCGTTTTTTTGTCCATGGTGCCCATGACACAGCGCGCAGACCTGCTGGAGCAGTCAGCATTGAAATCGAGGCGGGTCAGGCCTTTGGAACCGGCCATCACGGCACGACAGCTGGATGCCTTGAGGCCTTGGAGGATTTGCTCCGGCGCAGGTCTTTCCAGAATATGTTTGATCTGGGCACGGGAACCGGATTGCTGGCGATCGCGCTGGCGAAGGCCTGCCATCAGCCAGTGCTCGCCAGTGATATTGATGCCGTGTCAGTCAAAATTGCCAGCGAGAATGCATTATTGAACCGGGTCGCCAATTGGCTCCAGATTATCGAGGCGGACGGGATGCACCACCCTGCGATTCGCGACAATGCGCCATTCGATCTGATTGTCGCCAATATTCTGGCCGGCCCCCTGATGCAGATGGCGGGTGAGATTGGCGGGCAGTTGGCCGCCGGTGGTTCGCTGGTCCTGTCCGGCATTCTGGACGAACAGGCAGACCGTGTGGTGGCGGCCTATATTGCCCGCAGGCTGAGGCTGCAGCGCCGTGCCTCACGGGAAGGCTGGACGACGCTGACCTTTCACGCTGCGCTCTGA
- a CDS encoding AzlD family protein: MSDIIWLIVALAGLTYATRFGGHVILSRFKRINPRLEAALDAVPAAVITALVVPAAFTSGLPELAGVAVAVLASLRYSMLGVVLSATATVALLRYLF, translated from the coding sequence ATGTCTGACATCATCTGGTTAATTGTCGCCTTAGCCGGTCTGACCTATGCGACCCGTTTTGGCGGTCATGTCATCTTGTCCCGGTTCAAACGCATCAACCCCCGGCTTGAAGCCGCCCTTGATGCTGTTCCGGCAGCTGTCATTACCGCACTTGTGGTTCCTGCTGCTTTTACATCCGGACTGCCGGAACTGGCCGGAGTTGCGGTCGCAGTTCTGGCGAGCTTGCGCTATTCCATGCTGGGTGTGGTGCTGTCTGCCACGGCGACAGTGGCGCTACTACGCTATCTGTTCTGA
- a CDS encoding aminopeptidase P family protein — MFQSFARPPVEKRLLGSRMESFVKCLKDNALDGYVIAHADAHQSEYLPADQERLAYLTGFTGSAGWAIIHSGKGILFVDGRYLEQAVQQIDGDVFSMVDVSATTPAKWLKSNLKPGQRIGYHGFYLTIAQVRKLKEACQAAGAELVSCPVDLVDQSWEADGRPVPAKGQVFLQDEAFSGESSSEKLKRLSAQLGESGADAALLTLTDSIAWAFNIRGNDVAHNPVALAFALLKKDARPILWVDGEKLSNSVRSNLSQSVDIEEIADFGRSLEAFAETKPAILIDPDSCADAVRLALQRGGATLIEGTDPVVPMKARKNPVELQGMRRAHLRDGAAMVRFLCWLDQQEAGSVSEIDAARKLEDTRRETATADGMELRELSFDTISAAGENAALPHYRVMEHHNAVLTDNSLYLVDSGGQYYDGTTDITRTIAIGSLDAERKQRFTQVLRGHIAVATARFPGTTTGAQLDTLARLPLWMSGADFAHGTGHGVGAYLCVHEGPARISKAGHVALEPGMILSNEPGYYKPGHFGIRLENLLIVEEATAVDGGDLPMMGFETLTFCPFDTRAIELDLLSDPELDWLNDYHHEVFEKLIHIDLLNPEEVAWLSRATSPLMRKSSEQIA, encoded by the coding sequence ATGTTTCAGTCCTTTGCCCGGCCTCCTGTTGAGAAGAGGCTGCTCGGCTCCAGAATGGAAAGCTTTGTCAAATGCCTGAAAGACAACGCGCTTGACGGCTATGTCATCGCTCATGCCGATGCGCATCAAAGTGAATATCTGCCTGCAGATCAGGAACGCCTGGCCTATCTGACCGGATTCACCGGCTCGGCCGGATGGGCCATCATTCACTCCGGAAAAGGCATTCTGTTTGTCGACGGGCGCTATCTGGAGCAGGCTGTGCAACAGATTGATGGCGACGTTTTCAGTATGGTAGATGTCTCTGCCACAACGCCGGCGAAATGGCTCAAATCCAATCTGAAACCCGGCCAGCGCATCGGCTATCACGGGTTTTACCTGACCATTGCGCAAGTGCGAAAGTTAAAGGAGGCCTGCCAGGCCGCCGGCGCGGAACTGGTTTCCTGTCCGGTTGATCTGGTCGATCAGAGCTGGGAAGCGGATGGACGGCCAGTGCCTGCAAAAGGCCAGGTTTTTCTGCAGGACGAGGCATTTTCCGGAGAAAGCAGCTCTGAAAAACTGAAAAGACTATCCGCCCAACTCGGCGAAAGCGGTGCTGATGCAGCGCTGCTGACGCTGACCGATTCGATTGCATGGGCGTTCAATATCAGAGGTAATGATGTGGCCCATAACCCGGTTGCCCTTGCCTTTGCGCTGTTGAAAAAAGATGCAAGACCGATCCTGTGGGTCGATGGCGAAAAACTGTCAAACTCGGTTCGCAGCAATTTGTCGCAGTCTGTCGACATTGAAGAGATTGCTGATTTTGGCCGCTCGCTGGAGGCGTTTGCGGAAACCAAGCCCGCGATCCTGATTGATCCGGACAGTTGCGCCGATGCTGTTCGCCTTGCGCTTCAGCGTGGTGGCGCAACCCTGATTGAGGGCACTGATCCCGTTGTGCCGATGAAGGCACGCAAAAATCCGGTTGAGCTGCAAGGCATGCGTCGCGCGCATCTGCGCGATGGTGCGGCGATGGTGCGGTTTCTGTGCTGGCTGGACCAGCAAGAGGCCGGCAGCGTCAGCGAAATTGATGCTGCCCGGAAGCTGGAAGACACCAGGCGTGAAACCGCCACTGCCGATGGTATGGAGCTTCGCGAGTTGTCGTTTGATACCATCTCTGCGGCCGGTGAGAACGCCGCGCTGCCGCATTACCGGGTGATGGAGCACCACAATGCGGTGCTGACAGACAATTCACTCTATCTGGTGGATTCCGGCGGGCAGTATTACGATGGTACCACCGACATTACCCGGACCATTGCCATCGGTTCGCTCGATGCGGAGCGCAAACAACGCTTTACGCAGGTGTTGCGCGGCCATATTGCCGTTGCCACAGCGCGCTTTCCCGGCACCACCACAGGGGCGCAGCTTGATACGCTGGCGCGTCTTCCGCTCTGGATGTCCGGCGCCGACTTTGCGCATGGCACCGGCCATGGAGTTGGTGCCTATCTGTGCGTCCATGAAGGCCCGGCACGGATTTCCAAAGCCGGTCATGTGGCGCTTGAACCGGGCATGATCCTGTCGAATGAGCCGGGATATTACAAACCCGGGCATTTCGGAATTCGGCTGGAAAATCTGTTGATTGTTGAAGAGGCCACAGCGGTTGACGGCGGCGATCTACCGATGATGGGCTTCGAGACACTGACTTTCTGTCCCTTCGACACGCGTGCGATAGAGCTGGATCTTCTCAGCGATCCGGAACTCGACTGGCTCAATGATTATCACCACGAGGTGTTTGAAAAGCTTATCCACATTGATCTGCTGAACCCGGAGGAAGTCGCCTGGCTGTCGCGGGCAACCTCGCCCCTGATGCGCAAAAGTTCAGAACAGATAGCGTAG
- a CDS encoding AzlC family ABC transporter permease, translating into MTAGELQINERREFTDGAKAALPVIAAVVPFGAVYGAAAVSKGLTLFETMFMSSTVFAGASQMVAIDLLATPLPFWTIVLSVFAVNFRHILYSASLGRKMHRFGPLNKALAFLLLVDPQWAVSEKRALSQPLTPWFYFGLALPLYISWLLASGLGAAFGKLVTNPQVIALDFILPIYFIAILMSFRQRYGWLSVVLVSGLAALLAYWTVGPPWHVASGAFAGILYAAWRGKPKELLALTPGKARNV; encoded by the coding sequence ATGACGGCTGGTGAGCTACAAATCAACGAGCGCCGGGAATTCACTGATGGTGCAAAAGCGGCATTGCCGGTCATCGCAGCGGTGGTGCCATTCGGTGCAGTTTATGGCGCTGCGGCTGTTTCCAAGGGCCTGACGCTGTTTGAAACAATGTTCATGAGCAGCACCGTGTTTGCCGGCGCAAGCCAGATGGTGGCGATTGATCTGCTGGCCACGCCTTTGCCGTTCTGGACGATTGTTCTGTCGGTTTTTGCGGTCAATTTCCGGCATATTCTCTACAGCGCGTCGCTGGGGCGCAAAATGCACCGCTTCGGCCCGCTCAACAAGGCGTTGGCGTTCCTGCTGCTGGTTGACCCGCAATGGGCGGTTTCGGAGAAGCGAGCACTGTCGCAACCACTGACCCCCTGGTTCTATTTCGGCCTTGCTTTGCCGCTTTATATATCATGGCTGCTTGCATCAGGGCTGGGCGCAGCATTTGGAAAACTGGTGACCAATCCGCAGGTCATCGCGCTCGATTTCATCCTGCCGATATATTTCATCGCTATTCTGATGAGCTTTCGCCAGCGTTATGGCTGGCTGTCGGTTGTTCTTGTTTCCGGCTTGGCAGCGCTTCTGGCTTACTGGACAGTCGGTCCGCCGTGGCATGTGGCAAGTGGCGCGTTTGCCGGCATCCTGTATGCCGCGTGGCGTGGCAAACCGAAGGAACTTCTGGCCCTGACGCCAGGCAAGGCCCGCAATGTCTGA
- a CDS encoding chloride channel protein yields the protein MSAQIKRFYGIAHGWIEPNWRVFTSTRQPAIWILAVVIGFGVAVAAILFRLAIGAFQWLWLADASEQVTTAAARVPWWLILLAPAAGGLLVGLVLQYFHPGRRTGGVADVIEARVSGTESLGLRAGLRSAVLTALSLGSGASAGREGPIVHLGATLAAAITRGLGLSETSRRTLLGCGVASAVSASFNAPIAGVLFALEVVLGHYATTAFVPIVIASVCGTILSRLWIGDVAAFEIPIYQITSYLEFPAFFILGIVCALVAVIFQFSLITTDYFARRLTVPFFMRPVVGGFLVGAIALMFPQVLGVGYEATDQALKQQLPLFLMLALIVAKTAATSITLASRFGGGIFSPALYIGAMTGGAFGIIAASAFPETASSQGLYAILGMGAVAAAVLGAPISTTMIVFELTGGYGLTIALLLTVSVAVGLTLAIHGRSHFHWQLEMRGLFVNVGPHKYLVQKVRVAEFLLPPNLEEDAEFLEEGYRFDGDTKVLFLKDTLESALRTFDETGQSRIPVVSSGKNPSFAGWALEVKALAYFNEAMIDANVEEHR from the coding sequence GTGAGTGCGCAGATCAAACGCTTCTACGGGATTGCGCATGGCTGGATAGAGCCGAATTGGCGGGTGTTTACCAGTACCCGGCAGCCAGCCATATGGATTCTCGCCGTGGTCATCGGCTTTGGCGTGGCGGTGGCGGCGATTCTGTTTCGTCTGGCAATCGGGGCGTTTCAGTGGCTCTGGCTGGCGGACGCATCAGAACAGGTGACAACGGCAGCAGCACGAGTGCCGTGGTGGCTGATTCTCCTTGCGCCGGCAGCCGGCGGATTGCTGGTCGGACTGGTGTTGCAGTATTTTCACCCTGGACGGCGCACCGGAGGTGTGGCCGACGTGATCGAGGCCAGGGTGTCGGGCACAGAGAGCCTGGGGCTGAGAGCCGGTCTCAGAAGCGCGGTGCTGACAGCATTGTCGCTCGGCTCGGGTGCCAGTGCCGGGCGCGAGGGTCCTATCGTGCATCTGGGCGCAACCCTGGCGGCGGCAATTACACGTGGTCTGGGCCTGTCGGAAACCAGCCGGCGCACCCTGCTTGGATGCGGCGTTGCCAGTGCGGTTTCCGCCAGCTTCAATGCGCCTATTGCCGGGGTGCTGTTTGCCCTTGAAGTTGTTCTTGGCCACTACGCTACCACCGCCTTTGTGCCAATTGTGATTGCCTCGGTCTGCGGCACCATCCTGTCCAGACTGTGGATTGGAGATGTTGCCGCGTTTGAAATCCCGATCTATCAGATCACCTCCTATCTTGAATTTCCGGCCTTCTTCATTCTCGGCATTGTTTGTGCCCTGGTGGCAGTGATCTTCCAGTTCTCGCTGATCACCACCGACTATTTCGCCCGCCGCCTGACGGTGCCGTTTTTTATGCGCCCGGTTGTCGGCGGGTTTCTGGTGGGTGCGATTGCACTGATGTTTCCACAGGTTCTGGGCGTTGGCTATGAGGCAACCGATCAGGCTTTGAAGCAGCAATTACCGCTGTTTCTGATGCTGGCGCTGATCGTGGCCAAAACCGCAGCAACGTCAATTACCCTGGCGTCACGTTTTGGCGGTGGCATATTTTCCCCTGCGCTTTACATCGGCGCCATGACCGGCGGCGCATTCGGTATTATCGCCGCCAGCGCCTTTCCGGAAACGGCCTCCAGTCAGGGCCTCTATGCCATTTTGGGCATGGGTGCAGTGGCCGCCGCGGTCCTTGGCGCACCGATCTCGACGACGATGATCGTGTTTGAGCTGACCGGCGGTTACGGTCTGACCATTGCCTTGCTGCTGACCGTATCGGTTGCCGTTGGCCTGACGTTGGCTATTCACGGCCGCTCGCATTTCCACTGGCAGCTGGAAATGCGCGGTCTGTTCGTCAATGTCGGGCCGCATAAATATCTGGTGCAGAAGGTGCGCGTTGCTGAATTTCTGCTACCCCCGAACCTGGAAGAGGATGCCGAGTTTCTTGAAGAGGGCTACCGGTTTGACGGTGATACAAAAGTGCTTTTTCTGAAGGATACGCTGGAGAGCGCCTTGCGCACTTTTGACGAAACCGGCCAGAGCCGAATCCCGGTTGTTTCGAGCGGAAAAAACCCGTCCTTTGCCGGCTGGGCGTTGGAGGTCAAGGCGCTGGCCTATTTTAACGAAGCTATGATTGACGCCAATGTGGAAGAGCATCGCTAG
- a CDS encoding ATP-dependent helicase, with translation MATHSKSSVTAHTPKADGLAARATERAASERPVAPYLDGLNAEQRDAVESIEGPLLVLAGAGTGKTRVLTTRIGHILATGQAHPGQILSVTFTNKAAREMKDRVGRLIGGAVEGMPWLGTFHSIGVKLLRRHAELAGLKPNFTILDTDDQIRLMKQIIKAANIDEKRWPARQLASIIDSWKNRGWTPDQVPKGNIGSYADGKAGALYKAYQDRLKALNAVDFGDLLLECLTLFRTHPDVLKDYHSRFKFILVDEYQDTNVAQYMWLRLLAQGSRNICCVGDDDQSIYGWRGAEVDNILRFEKDFPGAKVIRLERNYRSTGHILGAAAGLIENNEDRLGKTLFTDTGEMGHPVIVSNVWDSEEEARAIGEDIEQLQRGGHALNDMAILVRASFQMRSFEDRFVTLGLNYRVIGGPRFYERMEIRDALAYFRATLQPADDLAFERIVNTPRRGLGDATLNLLHAFARKRQIPLIAAAHDLVQTEELKPKPRKALADLVNNLARWREQAEHLPHTEIGEIILDESGYTEMWQNDRSADAPGRLENLKELIRSMDEFESLGGFLEHISLVMDVDTKEDYDAVSIMTLHSAKGLEFNTVYLPGWEEGLFPHQRALDESGRSGLEEERRLAYVGLTRAKKSAKIWFVSNRRIHGTWQSSIPSRFLDELPETHAEINDSGSSYGGYGSSGAGSYGASRFDTQDAFQNTYATPGWQRAQQHRKSDEFKRGNSGPRTIEGELVAKSGTAATSAFTLGERVFHIKFGYGLIAQIDGNKLTVDFDKAGRKKVVDSFLETH, from the coding sequence ATGGCCACACATTCCAAATCTTCTGTTACAGCGCATACGCCCAAGGCTGACGGGCTGGCTGCCCGGGCCACCGAGCGCGCTGCATCCGAACGGCCGGTGGCACCCTATCTGGACGGATTGAACGCCGAACAGCGCGATGCGGTTGAAAGCATTGAGGGGCCGCTGCTGGTGCTGGCGGGGGCGGGCACCGGAAAAACCCGGGTTCTGACCACCCGCATCGGCCATATTCTGGCGACCGGTCAGGCCCATCCCGGACAAATCCTGTCGGTGACCTTTACCAACAAGGCCGCCCGCGAAATGAAAGACCGGGTCGGCCGGCTGATCGGTGGCGCGGTCGAAGGCATGCCGTGGCTTGGCACATTTCACTCGATCGGCGTCAAACTGCTGCGGCGGCATGCCGAACTTGCCGGCCTGAAACCGAATTTCACCATTCTCGACACCGATGACCAGATCCGGTTGATGAAGCAGATCATCAAAGCGGCCAATATTGATGAAAAACGCTGGCCGGCACGCCAGCTCGCCAGCATCATCGACAGCTGGAAAAACCGCGGCTGGACACCAGACCAGGTGCCCAAGGGAAATATCGGAAGCTATGCCGACGGCAAGGCCGGTGCATTGTACAAGGCCTATCAGGACCGCCTGAAGGCCCTCAACGCGGTTGATTTCGGTGATCTTCTGCTGGAATGCCTGACACTTTTCCGCACTCATCCAGACGTGCTGAAGGACTACCACAGCCGCTTCAAATTCATTCTGGTCGATGAGTATCAGGATACCAATGTGGCACAATATATGTGGCTGCGGCTTCTCGCCCAGGGCAGTCGCAACATCTGTTGTGTCGGCGATGACGATCAGTCGATCTATGGCTGGCGGGGCGCGGAAGTTGACAATATTCTGCGCTTTGAGAAGGATTTTCCCGGTGCCAAAGTCATCCGGCTGGAACGCAATTACCGCTCCACCGGACATATTCTGGGGGCGGCTGCCGGGCTTATTGAAAACAATGAAGACCGGCTCGGCAAAACCCTGTTCACTGATACCGGCGAAATGGGACACCCGGTTATCGTCTCCAATGTGTGGGATTCCGAGGAGGAGGCCCGCGCCATTGGCGAAGACATTGAACAGCTGCAACGCGGCGGCCACGCGCTGAATGATATGGCGATTCTGGTCCGGGCGTCGTTCCAGATGCGCTCCTTTGAAGACCGCTTTGTAACCCTGGGCCTGAACTACCGGGTGATCGGCGGACCACGGTTTTACGAGCGCATGGAAATCCGCGATGCATTGGCCTATTTCCGCGCCACATTGCAGCCGGCGGATGATCTGGCGTTTGAGCGCATTGTCAACACGCCGCGGCGCGGTCTGGGAGATGCCACACTCAATTTGCTGCACGCCTTTGCCCGCAAACGGCAGATCCCGCTGATTGCGGCGGCCCATGATCTGGTTCAAACCGAAGAATTGAAGCCAAAGCCGCGCAAGGCGCTGGCCGATCTGGTGAATAATCTGGCGCGGTGGCGTGAGCAGGCAGAGCATCTGCCGCATACCGAGATCGGCGAGATTATTCTGGATGAGAGCGGCTATACGGAGATGTGGCAGAATGACCGTTCCGCCGATGCGCCGGGTCGACTGGAAAACCTCAAGGAACTGATCCGCTCGATGGATGAGTTTGAGAGCTTGGGCGGCTTTCTGGAACATATTTCGCTGGTCATGGATGTCGACACCAAAGAGGATTATGATGCTGTCAGCATCATGACGCTTCATTCCGCCAAAGGTCTTGAATTTAACACCGTGTATCTGCCGGGCTGGGAAGAAGGGCTGTTTCCTCATCAAAGAGCGCTTGATGAGTCGGGACGAAGCGGGCTGGAAGAAGAGCGCCGGCTTGCCTATGTCGGCCTGACGCGGGCCAAAAAATCCGCAAAAATCTGGTTTGTCTCGAACCGCCGCATTCACGGCACCTGGCAATCCTCGATTCCCTCACGGTTTCTCGACGAACTGCCGGAAACCCATGCCGAGATCAATGACAGTGGCTCCAGCTATGGCGGCTATGGGTCATCGGGCGCCGGATCCTATGGCGCAAGCCGGTTTGACACTCAGGATGCATTTCAAAATACCTATGCCACCCCTGGCTGGCAGCGCGCCCAGCAGCATCGCAAAAGTGACGAATTCAAACGTGGCAATAGCGGTCCGCGCACAATTGAAGGCGAGTTGGTGGCGAAAAGCGGGACTGCCGCCACCTCCGCCTTTACCCTTGGCGAACGGGTGTTTCATATCAAATTCGGCTATGGACTGATTGCCCAGATCGACGGCAACAAGCTGACGGTTGATTTCGACAAGGCCGGTCGTAAAAAAGTCGTCGACAGCTTTCTGGAAACCCACTGA
- the ligA gene encoding NAD-dependent DNA ligase LigA, with the protein MTHLEAIAVDALTLEQAALELERLAADIARHDQHYHQDDAPQISDADFDTLKRRNLDIEMRFPELVRSDSPSGRVGYTPSEKFSKHSHSVPMLSLDNASSQDDVSDFVARIRRFLGLGTDVSIPISAEPKIDGLSASLRYEDGRLIVGATRGDGQVGETVTENLRTVRNIPQQLAGSDWPEIVEVRGEVYMAHEDFSALNARISDSGRQFANPRNAAAGSLRQLDARITAERSLKFFAYAWGEISEPVAESQMAMIGKFSDWGFAVNPLMQLCDSVEDLIEVYNHIEAQRAVLGYDIDGVVYKVDDLALQARLGFASRFPRWAIAHKFPAEQATTILQDIEIQVGRTGALTPVAKLHPVTVGGVVVSNATLHNGDYIAGIGANGEPIRDGRDLRIGDQVTVQRAGDVIPQIVDVDISARPETSEPFQFPTLCPVCGSHAVREVNAKTGKIDAVRRCTGGLICPAQAVEKLKHFVSRNALDIDGFGDKQAEAFYHDGLVTRPADIFTLQARDRRSLKRLKDREGWGATSARNLFEAIDARRAVDLNRFIFALGIRHVGEGTAKLLTRHYEDFEALRIAVKAASDENSDAWTDLVNIDGIGETVAQALLAFFCEPHNDEALDDLLQQVTPAPMEKTTGDSPVAGKTVVFTGALEKFSRDEAKAMAERLGAKVAGSVSKKTDLLVAGPGAGSKLKKARELEIDTIDEDGWLALIGK; encoded by the coding sequence CTGAAGCGCCGCAATCTGGACATCGAGATGCGGTTTCCGGAACTGGTGCGTTCGGATTCGCCGAGCGGGCGCGTTGGATATACGCCGTCTGAAAAATTCTCAAAACACTCTCATTCCGTACCGATGTTATCGCTCGACAACGCCTCTTCCCAAGACGATGTTTCGGACTTTGTTGCGCGCATCAGGCGGTTTCTGGGCCTCGGCACGGATGTTTCCATTCCCATCAGCGCGGAGCCGAAGATCGACGGTCTGTCCGCGAGCCTGCGTTATGAGGACGGGCGTTTGATTGTCGGAGCCACCCGTGGCGATGGCCAGGTCGGCGAGACTGTCACCGAAAATCTGCGCACTGTGCGAAATATCCCGCAGCAGCTGGCCGGGTCCGACTGGCCAGAAATTGTCGAGGTGCGCGGCGAAGTTTACATGGCGCATGAGGATTTCAGTGCCCTCAATGCACGCATATCGGACAGCGGGCGTCAATTTGCCAATCCCAGAAACGCTGCGGCCGGATCGCTTCGCCAGCTCGATGCCCGCATCACCGCAGAACGGTCGCTGAAATTCTTTGCCTATGCCTGGGGCGAAATCAGCGAACCGGTCGCCGAGAGCCAGATGGCGATGATCGGCAAATTTTCTGACTGGGGTTTCGCAGTCAATCCGCTGATGCAGCTGTGCGACAGCGTTGAAGATCTCATTGAAGTCTACAATCACATCGAGGCGCAGCGGGCTGTGCTGGGATATGACATTGACGGTGTGGTCTATAAAGTCGACGATCTGGCTTTGCAGGCCCGCCTTGGCTTTGCTTCGCGCTTTCCGCGCTGGGCCATTGCCCATAAATTTCCCGCCGAACAGGCCACAACAATCCTCCAGGATATAGAAATTCAGGTCGGGCGAACCGGCGCTCTGACGCCGGTGGCAAAGCTGCATCCCGTGACGGTTGGCGGTGTAGTGGTGTCCAATGCCACGTTGCATAATGGCGATTATATTGCCGGTATCGGCGCTAATGGAGAGCCGATTCGGGATGGTCGGGATTTGCGGATCGGCGATCAGGTCACGGTTCAGCGGGCAGGGGATGTCATTCCCCAGATTGTTGATGTTGATATTTCAGCCCGCCCGGAGACCTCTGAACCTTTTCAATTTCCAACCCTTTGCCCGGTCTGCGGCAGCCATGCCGTGCGCGAGGTCAACGCGAAAACCGGCAAGATCGATGCGGTGCGGCGCTGCACCGGCGGATTGATCTGCCCGGCCCAGGCGGTGGAAAAGCTGAAACATTTTGTCTCCCGCAATGCGCTTGATATTGATGGCTTTGGCGACAAGCAGGCGGAAGCCTTTTATCATGATGGTCTGGTGACCCGGCCGGCAGATATTTTCACCCTTCAGGCTCGTGACAGGCGCTCACTGAAACGCCTCAAAGACCGTGAGGGCTGGGGCGCAACCTCGGCACGCAACCTGTTTGAGGCAATTGACGCGCGCCGCGCAGTCGATTTGAACAGATTTATCTTCGCTCTCGGAATCCGTCACGTTGGCGAGGGCACAGCCAAATTGCTGACCCGCCATTATGAGGATTTTGAAGCCTTGCGCATAGCGGTCAAGGCGGCCAGCGATGAAAATTCCGATGCCTGGACCGATCTTGTCAATATTGACGGCATTGGCGAAACCGTTGCGCAGGCTCTGCTGGCATTCTTTTGCGAACCGCACAATGACGAAGCCCTGGATGACCTGCTGCAGCAGGTAACACCGGCACCAATGGAGAAAACTACGGGTGACAGTCCGGTGGCAGGCAAGACAGTGGTGTTCACCGGTGCGCTGGAGAAGTTCAGCCGCGATGAGGCCAAAGCGATGGCCGAACGGCTCGGCGCAAAAGTCGCTGGATCGGTTTCCAAAAAGACTGATCTTCTGGTTGCCGGTCCGGGCGCAGGTTCAAAGCTGAAAAAGGCCAGGGAACTGGAAATTGACACAATCGATGAAGATGGCTGGCTCGCCCTGATCGGCAAATAG